DNA sequence from the Sphingomonas bisphenolicum genome:
GCGCGCGGCCTGTGAACGCCATGATGTCGGCAGCGGATCGATCTACACGTGGCGGCGACAGGCGATGTCCGGTGAACTGGCCGGGGTACGCAAGCCGATCGAGCCCGTTTTTGCGGAGGTGCAGATCAGCGAGCAGCCAGCCTTGCCCGCCCCAACGCTCGCGGCGCGCAGCGGCAGCGTGATTGGCATCGAGCTGCCGTCAGGTATCAGGGTGAGCGTGGATGCCACGGTCGATGCCGATGCCCTGTCGCGGGTGATCGGTGTCCTGACACGATGATCCCGCTGCCACCATCGACGCGGATATTCCTGGCCTGCGGCGCGACAGATATGCGCAAGGGTTTTGACGGCCTTGCCGTGATGACGCAGCAGGTCCTGGAGCAAAGCCCGCATTCCGGCGCGCTATTCGTCTTTCGCGGCAAGCGCGGCGATCTGGTGAAGCTGCTCTGGTATGACGGCCAGGGCATGTGCCTGTTCTCCAAGCGGATGGACCGAGGGCGCTTTGTGTGGCCGTCGACGAAGATGGGGTCGGTGGTGATGACCGCAGCCCAGCTTTCGATGCTATTGGAAGGCATCGACTGGCGGCGACCGGAACGCACTTTCACCCCTTCATTGGCGGGGTAAAGCGCCCATTTTCTGGCACTTTTATTAGCATTTTTGCTGCTGATCTGCTATGTAAATGCAGTGTCGGACCCAGGCCTTTCCACCCCTGATAAAGACGCTCGGATCGCCGAGCTTGAAGCCGCATTGGCCGCCGCCCATGCCGATATTTCCGCCCGCGACATCCTGATCGACACGCTGCGCGTGCAGATCGCGCGCCTCAAGCGGATGCAGTTCGGCAAGTCGTCTGAGAAGCTCGATACCCAGATTGCTCAGCTTGAGCTGGCCCTTGAAGAGCTCGAAGGCGAGGCCATCGTCGCCGCCGCGCGTCGAGGCGATCCGGTAGCCGTCGATCGGCCATCACCGGTTCGGACGCTGCCAGCTCATTTGCCGCGCGAGGAGCAGCGGATCGAGCCCGATCAGGGTAACTGCACCTGTCCCGACTGCGGCGGCGCGTTGCGGCCGCTGGGGCAGGATAGCGACGAGATGCTCGATGCCGTGCCGGTGCAGTGGCGCGTCGTTCGGACCATCCGCCCCAAGTATAGCTGCCGGTCCTGCGAGAAGATCGTGCAGGCGCCCGCGCCGGTAAAGGCGATAGCGCGGGGCAAGGCGACCTTCGGCACGCTGGCCCATGTCGTCGTCTCCAAGTTCGACCATCATCTGCCGCTTTACCGTCAGGCCGAGATAATGGCCGCCCAAGGCATCGAGATCGACCGCTCGACGCTGGCAGGGTGGGTCGGGCAAGCATCCGTGCTGCTCGACCCGATCGTCAGTCGCATCCGCGAGGTCGGACTGACGGCTTCAAAGATTCACACCGACGATACGCCGGTCCCTATGCTCGATCCGGGACGTGGCAAGACGGCAACCGGCAGGCTCTGGGCCTATGCCGTCGACGATCGCGGTTCTGGTGCGACCTCACCGCCGTTGGTCTGGTATGAGTTCACCACCGACCGGACAGGCGCACATCCCCAACGGCAGCTGGCCAGTTTCACCGGCTATCTTCAGGCGGACGGCTATGCCGGATACGACAAGCTCTACGACACCAACCGCGTCACCGAGGTCGCCTGCTGGGCGCATTTCCGCCGCAAGATATTCGACATCCACGCGACCAAGCCGACACCGCTCACCACTGATCTGCTGGAACGCATCGGCCAACTCTATGAGATCGAAGCAGAGGTTCGCGGCCATCAGCCTGATATCCGACGACGAAGCCGACAGGACCGCACCAAGCCATTGATCGACGAACTGCACGAGGCGCTCGACGATGCGCTGCGCCGTCTTTCGCCCAAGTCGGAGATGGCCAAGGCGATCGCTTATGGCCGCAAGCGCTGGGTCGCGCTCACGCGCTTCCTCGACGATGGCCGACTGGAGATTGATAACAACATTGCGGAGCGCGCCATGCGCTGCGTGGCCCTGGGCCGCAAAAACTGGCTGTTTGCAGGATCAAAGGCGGGCGGTGATCAGGCCGCTGCCATCTACTCCATCATCGAGACTGCCAAGCTCAATGGCCTCGAACCGCAGGCCTACATCGCCGATGTCATCGCCAAGATCGCTGGCGACTGGCCTGCCGCGCGCTGGGATGAACTCATGCCTTGGAACTGGCAGCCAGATCAGCAACCGATCGCCGAAGCCGCCTGATCTGCGGCCTCCAGCCCACGCTTACGTACGCGAAAGCCGGGTGGCGTTTGAACATAGGTATTAACGCGCAACACACTCGCAGCCGACAGCACTCGCGCGGCATTCTTAAGAAATTAAAGTGCGTATTACCAATCCGTGGTAATCGATCCGGAGCTATGCCCGCTTTGGATTGCCTCTCATCAGGATTTTATCGAACGTACTCTGATCAGCTTCAAGTTCATCCAGCGCGTTGCGGAGTGGGGCGAGAACCTCGCTCCAATCTTCATTCTCCCACGCAGAGACTCTGAGATCGGCCGCCAGCGCGATGGGGCGAAAGAAGATACCCTTGCCTTCGTTAATCCAGCCCTTTTTTCCTAATTCCTCGGCTATATCCGCGATCGTCTTAGAGAAAGCATTCCATGTGCTCTTCCCGCCAAACCAGCTGTATTCCGGTTCGAACCAAAATCCGAAATCCGTCTGACCAAGGTTGAGCAAGTCTGCGATCTCGTAAGAGCTGGTGGCTTCCTCGTTTCGATGACCTAGTGTGAAGCGCGCCAGTGGCTCTTCCTCAGAATCATTTTGCCAAGCCCCTGGGCAGACCCAAATAGTGGTGAAGGTATCCGGCGCGTCGATTTCGCCCTTCCATAATTTCTCCTCGACCCATTCTCTGATGAGCGTCTCCACTGCATTTGTGATTATCGGAACGACTTGCTCTTCGTAGAAGATTGTGGCCCTGTTCAGCACCGCTAAATCCCGAAGAATGATCGCGCCCGCTCGAATGAAGTCGTCATCGGCCATGGATAAACCTATAAGTTGGAGATATGGGTAGCAAATGAGGTAGCCAGGAAACGGGGCACGGGCGCTGTATCTCGTGCCGCCGCTCGCAAACTACGCGCAATCTGCTTCCAGGAAACCGAAACGACGCGGTCAGTCCAGTCGCCAGCAGTTGAAGGAGTTCGCCCCGAAAGCGTTAAGAATATCACAGCCCAAGGCCGCATGGCTGTCGCGCGCGCGGCTGCGATTTCGCAATACCTCGCAAGCTGGCCGGGTTGCTCCTGCGCATCCAATTTCACCTCGATGACAAAAAAGAATCCCGGGTCGTTAACCTGAATGTCAACGCGGCTCGCTCTGTCACCGTCAGGGCATTCTTCGACAGAAACGGTGCAAGTGGAGGACGGACGGCTAGGAAAGTCGCCTGGCGCAGTTCTATTTGCGCGCTCCAGCAGGTCCGTAAGAAGGCTGCCAGCGCAGCCATGGCCAGCGCGCGGGTCTAGAAACCAACGAAGGACGGATGCATTGCGTACTTCGTCGCGGCGAAGTCCGGACGCCGCCCAAGGATCGCTTAGCAAGCCGGAGGCATCAACGCTCTGCAAAGGAGCACGCACGCTATCGAGAAAGTCGATCATTGCGCCGGTAGGAGGTGGTCGAGAGTGTTTCGGTGGGGTTTGCACTGCGCCGATCAAGGCAACGCCACGGAGCGCGTCGAACAGGTCCGACAAATCATTTGCCAACCCACTTGAAGGGCCTGCGAAACAGTCTCGCAACCCACTGATCATTTCTGCCAGTGCCTCAGGATCTGGCACTTCCACTTTCAAGGGTGTGTGTAGCCCAGAGCGACGAGAGGACAAGCCCGACCATCGGCAAATCGAGAAACGCCTGATGTGAGGCCAAAGTGGCAACCGCGATCCATATCGCAACTGTCATCTATAGCCTCGTTCTTTGCAACCGACATTTAATACCGGCAACACTAAGAGCCTTGGCGTGCTTGGCAGACGGATGCGCGTGTGGCAGCTTTTAAGATTACTTGCACGCTATTGGAATGACTGAAATTGGCGCAATCCAGTCATGCGGAACGACCAGCCGCCATCGGCGTCTTAGCCGCATGACCCTCGACCCTCATAACTTCCATCGCTTCCTCGACGCACAGCAGGACACCTACATGTCAGCCCTGGCAGAGTTACGAGGGGGCCGAAAGACAAGTCACTGGATGTGGTTCGTTTTCCCTCAGCTGGCGGGACTGGGCCGCAGCCCGGCAGCGCAGCGCTTTGCCATCACGTCGCTGGACGAGGCGCGCGTATCTCGATCACGCGACGTTAGGCCAGCGGCTGCGAGAATGCGTGCGGGCGCTGCAGGACTTGCCGCATGGCAACCGCGCTGCGGTCGCAATCCTTGGCGACGTGGACGCCATTAAGCTGCGGTCGTCCCTAACCCTGTTTGAGGCGGCCGGCGGTGGTGATCTGTTCAGCGCCGCGTTGGACCGCTGGTTCGGCGGCGTTCGCGACGACGGCACCCTTACGATACTGGCCCGCATATCGTAGCAGTATAGCTCGAAGCGCCGTCGCATCATTGGTCAACGCTGCCGCCAGAAGGTAAACTGCGACCATGACAAGCCAAGACACATCCCGCGCCGTCACCTTCGACGGCATCAACCTCCAGGCCGAGCGCGTCTGCAACGACCCCGACGGTTACGACCGCATCGCGGCCTGGGACCCTGATACCGGGCAACGCCTGGTCGAAATTAGCTGGCATCGCGACACGCGGAAGCTCGGCGTAATACTGCATGGCGACCGGCGCTGGTCGTTTGAGGCGGTGGAGGAGATGCGTCGGCTGGGGATGGAGGCGCTGTGGTGGTCGGCGGAAGCGGCTCAAGTCGAGGGCTGCGAGAAAAATTCCGTAGAGTCCGCTGCGGCCGGGTAAATCCGTTCTGCTCGCAACCGATATTGAGTTATCCCGCAGCAAAGCACGATATTTGCGGAACTGCCGAACCGTTCGCGCATTGAAGCTATGTCGGACGGAACAATCTTTGCCCCCCGCTCAGTCCGTTCGGCTCCCATAGAGGCCCCGCTGCTCCCCCGCAGGCGGGGCCTCATTTGCAGTGGGCCAGGTAGGTGTTGAGCGCATGCATTGTGGCGGGAAGAGATGGCATCATTTTGCTGGTGTTGTGCTCGATCCTCTTGGCGTCGGCTAGGGCATTGCCGTCGTTCTCGCCCCCGGGTCAAATGGCAGCTGTCGGCCTGGCACCGGGCATGCCGAAAGGCGGCAAGCAGCGCGGGAAACGGGAATCTGGCCGGAAGGGGAATGGCAGTAGACACCTACAGTCTTGGTTGATCCGTAGCCGACGGCTTTGAGGCGATGGCCGGTTTCGGGACCATTGGAACGACCGGGATATAGCTCATTCCCGAGGTGCGATCAGCGGCGGGTTGGCCGATCTCGGACCATTTAGGGGCATTTCGGTCAGATGAACTTGTCGATACGCTCGAAGGCAGTCTCGAAGCGCGCGAGTGTTTCCTGAACCGGCTTGCCTTTGCCAGAGAGTAACTTCGGGTTCTGCAGCAGATACATCGATGGGTCGAAGTGACTAAATTCCGGAATCTCCTGGGGCAGAAGGCGGAAATACGCTTCGGCCTTCTTTACAAGGCGGGTCGTGCCAGTGTCTGCCGCTTCGAGCTTTTCAACGGTGAGCAGGTGTTCCCCCTGAAGCCCATAGGCCTTGTTCACAAGATCGACGAACAGCGCGGGAGCGAAGAAATCCTCGATGTCGGCCTCGTCCTTCCCGGCCACCTCGGTCGCGAGGATGATTCTCTCCTCCTGTAGGAGCGCCGACTTGTGAAGGTCGTCGAGCTTTCGCTTTTGACCACGCTCAAAATCCGTCAGCACGGCGATATTGAGCTTGTTTCCATAGAAGAGACGCACGAACGGCAGCACCTTGTCGATGCCGCCCGACGGGCAGATCGCCCAGTGCGGAGATAGGTGTGGACGGCCGGCCGCCTTCAATGCCGCTGACGCAACCTGAAGATAGAGGATGTCGCTCGGCCCCTCCACCAGCAAAGTGTTCTTACCGATCACAAGCGTCTGCGTCACTTCGAAGCCCATAGCTCCAAAGATCGGGAAATTGGTCTGCGGGTCCGTCGTCAGCACATCCGATCGGATTTTCGTGCCGATCGACTTTTTGCGGTTGCGCTGATCGAGCTGAACCACGTCCTCGACCGTGCGGACCGAAGACAGATCATCCGGCGGCACCATGAAAGGCGAATGTGTCGACCAGATCAGCTGGTGATGGGGCGCGATCTCCTTGTAGAAATAACGCAGCAGGTCGAGCTGCGCGGTACCGTGTAGCGTCAGCCCGGGCTCATCCAGAAGAAGGATCACGTTGCCGTGGCTCTTCTTGATCTGGGCGAATTTCACAAGGAACGAGAAGAACCAGATGAATCCGGCCGAGCGCTCCGAGAACGGCACCGTGACGCCGTGCAGACTGTTCTCTACACGTGCGCGTGCCACCGGCCCGCTATTGAAGGGCGCCGGGTCCCCGGATTTGCCTTCTGAGAGCACGACCTTGATCTTCAACTCGTCATTCTGAGTCCAGTAGTCGAAGATCTGATCAGTGATCTTCAGTGCCGCTGCTTCACACTTGGCGTTCAGCTCTTCGAACTGCTTAGTCTTTACGAGGTCATCCAGGGTGGTACCGGCATACTCGAGGAAATCGAGGAATACGCGGTCACCGCTTGGCATCGGGCGACTGTTCTGACGATCCTCGTTAAGCTTGTTGATCGACATCTCCCCGCTCATGCGATCGTAATGGGAGAAATACATGAACTTCGGCATCCTTGGGTATAGGATGTCAATGATACGAAGGCTGACGGAATTCGATCGGAATTTCTTGATTGCGTCTAGAAGCGCCTGCTGCGCTTCGCTGCGCGCGCTGAGCGCTTCAAGCAACGCCGCCGCGCGAAGCGCCGTCGTCGCATTATTTAGCGCTGCCCGATCATCGCTGGTCAGTTGATGATGTGAAATCAGGTGATCAAGCGCGGCCTTCTCGCTGAACTGCACTGTCCAGCTCGTGCCTTCCTGTTCATACGTCTTTTCCACTACGACCGTGTCGCTGGTCAGGGTATCGTTGCCGAACTCCATCGCGATGAGCTTCTTGTCCACGGCATCCAGCTTCCACCGTGTCCGCATGACGCGCGCCTCATTCTCGCCATGGTCCGATTGATATTCGGCCAGCATGCGGCGTGGGTAGTTCGTGATCTTACCATAGTCCTTGAAAGACGCATCTGTTGAACGTATGCCTTCAAGCGCCTTCAGGAAGGCCGACTTGCCTGCTTCGTTCTTGCCAACAAGGCATGTGGTCTGCCCGATCGCCACGGGATCCGCGTCGATGATGTTGCGGTAATTGGTCGCGTGCGCTTCGATCAGCTTCAACTTCATCCTCCCGGAACTAATTCTTCATCCAACGGTATCAGCATCACTATCCATTCGCGATCGAAACATTCAACTGCTTAAAGTCTAGTCGCCGAACTTTCTGAGTCTTTGCATGCCAATTTAAGTCGATGGCTGGTGGCCACTCGCAATGCGCAAATGATAATCCGGTGTGTTGCATCAGCTGGACGGCAGCTTACGTCCATGGATTTAGTGGCCGCTTCCAAGTGCAGGAAATCGCAGTCGGACGGCAAAAAGTGGCTCGTAGCCGATCGGCGGAAGTTCAGTTTTTAGAAGACCGGTTTTGGTGTAAGATGAAGCTCCAGAGGCCGCACCAGAACAGCTTGAATAGGTCGCCTTCGGACTCCCTACGCCGATCAATCAACCCCCTAGACCGTCGCGAACCACTCCGTATAGGCCGTGTTGCGCGCCATGTGCCTTTGCCATTCGAGCGCGCCGTCCGACCACCACACCGGGGCGCGCTCGCCCAGGGCGTGCTTCGCCGCGTCGACCGCTGCTCGGACCCTGGCCACGCCCTCCGCCTCGCCCGCCCGATTGGCAGCGCTCACCGCGCGGCGCGTCCATGGGCGCGCTGATCAGGACAGCGCGCTTGTCGTCGGTGAGCGCGGGGTTCGCCATGCGCCACAGCCGTCCGCGCATGACGAAGTAGCAGCCGTCGGGCGTGACCGGATGCTTGCCGGCCATGCGCGCCGCCTCAGCCACCGGACCTTCGGCAGAGACGCCAAAGCAACCTCAGCCCCAATATCACAAGCATATAGAAGGCGACGTCTGCCACGAAGGGCCAAGGCGAAATTCGTCCTCCAGAAAGCCGAGCCGGTCCTCCACGAATATGCCCGGCCGGTCGAAGGCGAACGGCGCGGGCCAGCCGCCATTCAGCACCGGCTTGGGACAGTACATGTCGTAGCCGTCCGCGGACTTGCTCAGCGCACAATAGACAGCCTGGTCGGGACCGTGCCGCTGCACCGCGCATGATCCTATTGCCAGCGTGACGGCGAGCGATGGAGGAACGGCGCTTCTGATCATCTCGACACCCTAAGTACAGATATCCAGATAACGGTAGCGGCGGGCAGCTCACATGCGAAGGGCCGCCCCTCAGCGGGACGGCCCTTCCATTGTCAGCCATTCGCGGACAGCTCAGACGAGCCGGACCCCCGCGTTGGAGGCCATGCCCAAGACTGCCGCGCGCGGCGCGTGACAATGAGACATTCGACCACCTCCTTTCCGTTGTTGACGATAACGCGGACGTGGTGCGCACCGTTCAGCATTGCAAGTCCAGCGGGCGCGGTGGCCGCCGGGAACCGTGCTAACCTTTGTTAGTTCGTCACAGTGGACGCGGCCCGCGCACGGATATCCGGGGACGGCCTGCGACCGTTAGGAGCGTCCCGTCCCGCCCTTCAGGGAAGGCGGGACGCTTTTTACGTTCAGATGGGCTATCGCCGATCACTCTCGCTGGTTCGCCAGCCGCTGACCCTTGCATGATAGGCTGCGGAACGTAACCGACCAGCGCGGCTGATCCATCTCGACAATGCTGTGCTCCCAGTCGTGGCGCGCTTCGCCGCACATA
Encoded proteins:
- the tnpA gene encoding IS66-like element accessory protein TnpA; translation: MSSRIEVVSRVSGRRRWTVDQKLAVLRDAFGPEGCVRAACERHDVGSGSIYTWRRQAMSGELAGVRKPIEPVFAEVQISEQPALPAPTLAARSGSVIGIELPSGIRVSVDATVDADALSRVIGVLTR
- the tnpB gene encoding IS66 family insertion sequence element accessory protein TnpB (TnpB, as the term is used for proteins encoded by IS66 family insertion elements, is considered an accessory protein, since TnpC, encoded by a neighboring gene, is a DDE family transposase.), encoding MIPLPPSTRIFLACGATDMRKGFDGLAVMTQQVLEQSPHSGALFVFRGKRGDLVKLLWYDGQGMCLFSKRMDRGRFVWPSTKMGSVVMTAAQLSMLLEGIDWRRPERTFTPSLAG
- the tnpC gene encoding IS66 family transposase, whose translation is MAELEAALAAAHADISARDILIDTLRVQIARLKRMQFGKSSEKLDTQIAQLELALEELEGEAIVAAARRGDPVAVDRPSPVRTLPAHLPREEQRIEPDQGNCTCPDCGGALRPLGQDSDEMLDAVPVQWRVVRTIRPKYSCRSCEKIVQAPAPVKAIARGKATFGTLAHVVVSKFDHHLPLYRQAEIMAAQGIEIDRSTLAGWVGQASVLLDPIVSRIREVGLTASKIHTDDTPVPMLDPGRGKTATGRLWAYAVDDRGSGATSPPLVWYEFTTDRTGAHPQRQLASFTGYLQADGYAGYDKLYDTNRVTEVACWAHFRRKIFDIHATKPTPLTTDLLERIGQLYEIEAEVRGHQPDIRRRSRQDRTKPLIDELHEALDDALRRLSPKSEMAKAIAYGRKRWVALTRFLDDGRLEIDNNIAERAMRCVALGRKNWLFAGSKAGGDQAAAIYSIIETAKLNGLEPQAYIADVIAKIAGDWPAARWDELMPWNWQPDQQPIAEAA
- a CDS encoding PD-(D/E)XK nuclease family protein — translated: MISGLRDCFAGPSSGLANDLSDLFDALRGVALIGAVQTPPKHSRPPPTGAMIDFLDSVRAPLQSVDASGLLSDPWAASGLRRDEVRNASVLRWFLDPRAGHGCAGSLLTDLLERANRTAPGDFPSRPSSTCTVSVEECPDGDRASRVDIQVNDPGFFFVIEVKLDAQEQPGQLARYCEIAAARATAMRPWAVIFLTLSGRTPSTAGDWTDRVVSVSWKQIARSLRAAARDTAPVPRFLATSFATHISNL
- a CDS encoding AAA family ATPase, whose translation is MKLIEAHATNYRNIIDADPVAIGQTTCLVGKNEAGKSAFLKALEGIRSTDASFKDYGKITNYPRRMLAEYQSDHGENEARVMRTRWKLDAVDKKLIAMEFGNDTLTSDTVVVEKTYEQEGTSWTVQFSEKAALDHLISHHQLTSDDRAALNNATTALRAAALLEALSARSEAQQALLDAIKKFRSNSVSLRIIDILYPRMPKFMYFSHYDRMSGEMSINKLNEDRQNSRPMPSGDRVFLDFLEYAGTTLDDLVKTKQFEELNAKCEAAALKITDQIFDYWTQNDELKIKVVLSEGKSGDPAPFNSGPVARARVENSLHGVTVPFSERSAGFIWFFSFLVKFAQIKKSHGNVILLLDEPGLTLHGTAQLDLLRYFYKEIAPHHQLIWSTHSPFMVPPDDLSSVRTVEDVVQLDQRNRKKSIGTKIRSDVLTTDPQTNFPIFGAMGFEVTQTLVIGKNTLLVEGPSDILYLQVASAALKAAGRPHLSPHWAICPSGGIDKVLPFVRLFYGNKLNIAVLTDFERGQKRKLDDLHKSALLQEERIILATEVAGKDEADIEDFFAPALFVDLVNKAYGLQGEHLLTVEKLEAADTGTTRLVKKAEAYFRLLPQEIPEFSHFDPSMYLLQNPKLLSGKGKPVQETLARFETAFERIDKFI